Proteins encoded within one genomic window of Geotalea daltonii FRC-32:
- a CDS encoding thiolase family protein yields the protein MREAVIVDAVRTPVGKWGGALKNVRSDDLAAHCIAELVKRTKIDPNLIEDVVLGCTNQAGEDNRNVGRMAALLAGLPYSAAGQTINRLCASGLNAINSAAQAIKVGEGDVFIAGGTESMTRAPFVMAKSESPFSRDVKVFDTVIGWRFTNPKMTEPYAKEGMGETAENVAVRYGLTRQEQDEFALDTQKKWAAADAAGKFNDEIVPVVIPQKKGDPIIVSRDEFPRGNDVTMEQLAKLPAAFRKDGTVTAGNSSGINDGAAALLLMEAETAKKLGYKPLARVVASAVAGCDPSYMGLGPIPAIQKVLKRANLKIEDIDLFELNEAFAAQSIPCIRELGIDPAKVNVNGGSIAIGHPLGSTGARITATLVHEMKRRNARYGIVSLCIGVGQGIATVFERV from the coding sequence ATGCGTGAAGCAGTAATAGTAGATGCAGTACGGACGCCGGTCGGTAAATGGGGCGGCGCCCTTAAAAATGTCCGTTCGGACGACCTGGCCGCACATTGTATAGCCGAGCTGGTCAAGCGGACCAAGATCGATCCTAACCTCATCGAGGATGTGGTGCTGGGCTGCACCAACCAGGCCGGTGAAGACAACCGCAACGTGGGGCGGATGGCTGCGCTTTTGGCCGGCCTCCCTTATTCGGCTGCCGGGCAAACCATCAACCGCCTCTGCGCTTCCGGTCTCAACGCCATCAACAGCGCTGCCCAGGCCATCAAGGTGGGTGAGGGGGATGTTTTCATCGCCGGCGGCACCGAGTCCATGACCCGCGCCCCCTTTGTCATGGCCAAATCCGAGTCACCTTTTTCCAGAGACGTAAAAGTTTTCGACACCGTCATCGGCTGGCGTTTCACCAATCCCAAGATGACCGAGCCCTATGCCAAGGAAGGGATGGGAGAAACCGCAGAGAACGTGGCGGTGCGCTACGGTCTGACCCGCCAGGAGCAAGATGAATTTGCCCTGGATACCCAGAAAAAATGGGCAGCTGCCGATGCAGCCGGTAAATTCAATGATGAGATAGTACCGGTGGTTATTCCCCAGAAAAAGGGTGACCCGATAATCGTCAGCCGTGACGAGTTTCCCCGCGGAAACGACGTGACCATGGAGCAGCTGGCCAAGCTTCCTGCTGCCTTCAGGAAGGATGGCACCGTAACTGCCGGCAATTCCAGCGGCATCAATGACGGGGCTGCGGCGCTCCTGCTGATGGAGGCCGAAACCGCCAAGAAGCTGGGTTACAAGCCTCTGGCGCGGGTCGTTGCCAGTGCCGTTGCCGGTTGCGACCCCTCTTACATGGGACTGGGCCCCATCCCGGCGATCCAGAAAGTCCTGAAAAGGGCCAATCTGAAGATCGAAGACATCGATTTATTCGAGCTGAACGAGGCCTTTGCCGCCCAGTCCATTCCCTGCATTCGCGAGCTGGGCATCGACCCGGCCAAGGTCAACGTCAACGGCGGCTCTATCGCCATCGGCCACCCTCTTGGCTCCACCGGCGCACGCATCACGGCAACCCTGGTGCATGAGATGAAGCGCCGCAATGCACGTTATGGCATCGTTTCCCTCTGCATTGGTGTCGGCCAGGGTATCGCTACGGTGTTCGAGCGGGTATAA
- the mocA gene encoding molybdenum cofactor cytidylyltransferase, whose protein sequence is MSTPQRRMVRATRQTGLFHQPEPKVAGIVLAAGSSRRMGQPKQLLPFRGRTVIERVVENALASSLQRVIVVLGHEAERIKPLLEQKSVTTVINSAYETGQSSSLKAGLNAIPVNFDAALFLLGDQPLVTAETIDLIMAGFADSHAPIVIPTFDGQRGNPVLFSRETFPLMDTLNGDCGARTLFQEYAGRIRSIEVQTPAILMDLDTEEDYRRLLARL, encoded by the coding sequence ATGAGTACGCCGCAACGACGAATGGTAAGGGCAACGCGGCAGACGGGGCTTTTTCATCAGCCTGAGCCCAAGGTGGCCGGCATCGTTCTCGCCGCCGGCAGCAGCCGCCGCATGGGTCAACCGAAACAGCTTCTCCCCTTCCGGGGTCGGACCGTCATTGAACGGGTGGTGGAAAATGCCCTGGCTTCAAGCCTGCAGCGAGTGATCGTCGTGCTCGGCCATGAAGCGGAACGCATCAAGCCGCTTCTGGAGCAAAAAAGCGTCACTACCGTTATCAACAGTGCCTATGAGACGGGACAGAGTTCGTCACTGAAAGCTGGACTGAACGCGATTCCGGTGAATTTCGACGCCGCCCTCTTTCTCCTTGGTGATCAGCCGCTGGTCACCGCTGAGACCATCGACCTGATCATGGCCGGTTTTGCCGATTCCCACGCCCCCATCGTCATCCCCACCTTTGACGGCCAGCGGGGCAATCCGGTTCTTTTCAGCCGGGAAACCTTTCCCCTTATGGACACATTGAACGGCGACTGCGGCGCCAGGACCCTCTTTCAGGAATATGCCGGAAGAATCCGAAGCATCGAAGTCCAAACTCCGGCCATTCTCATGGATCTGGATACGGAAGAGGACTATCGCCGCCTGCTGGCAAGGCTTTAA
- the fabG gene encoding 3-oxoacyl-[acyl-carrier-protein] reductase has translation MDLKGKNAIVTGASLGIGSAIALDLAKNGANVAINYRKHSEEANAICAEIQKMGQKAIAVQADVASFKDAQAMVDKVVAELGSVDILVNNAGVNRDAVIWKMTEEQWDECLAINLKGYFNYCRAVAPVMKDQGSGKIVNVTSINGMRGKFGQTNYSAAKAGIIGLTKALARELAKSNVNCNAIAPGLIETEMMAALPEDVKQKSLADIVLGRMGKPEEVAWLVTFLCSEKSRHITGECIKVDGGQYI, from the coding sequence ATGGATCTGAAGGGAAAAAATGCAATCGTAACCGGAGCCAGTCTGGGAATCGGCAGTGCCATCGCGCTGGATCTGGCAAAGAATGGCGCCAACGTGGCCATCAACTACCGCAAGCACAGTGAAGAGGCCAACGCCATCTGTGCTGAAATCCAGAAGATGGGACAGAAAGCTATCGCTGTCCAGGCCGACGTGGCCAGCTTCAAGGATGCCCAGGCTATGGTGGACAAGGTCGTCGCCGAGCTGGGCAGCGTCGATATCCTGGTCAACAACGCCGGGGTCAACCGTGACGCCGTCATCTGGAAAATGACTGAAGAGCAGTGGGACGAATGCCTTGCCATCAACCTGAAAGGGTATTTCAACTACTGTCGCGCCGTTGCCCCCGTGATGAAGGACCAGGGGAGCGGCAAGATCGTCAACGTCACCTCCATCAACGGTATGCGCGGCAAATTCGGTCAGACGAACTACTCTGCCGCCAAAGCCGGCATCATCGGCTTGACCAAGGCCCTTGCCCGCGAACTGGCAAAATCCAACGTCAACTGCAACGCTATCGCCCCGGGCCTCATCGAGACGGAAATGATGGCAGCCCTGCCGGAAGATGTGAAGCAGAAATCCCTGGCCGACATCGTGCTCGGCCGCATGGGCAAGCCGGAAGAAGTGGCCTGGCTGGTCACCTTCCTCTGTTCGGAAAAATCGCGCCACATTACCGGTGAGTGCATCAAAGTTGACGGCGGACAATATATTTAG
- the yqeC gene encoding selenium cofactor biosynthesis protein YqeC: protein MKSFAEIVGIGPNGVVSIVGAGGKTSLMFHLARQLAYSGKRVLTTTTTKILIPTAEQSETLLIDQDPQVILRQAKTHQAAGMHISAAAAYLPQTDKLNGFPPDAIRTFEDSGLFDWVVVEADGAARKPLKAPAAHEPVIPENTSIVVALAGLEVLGRPLGEEMVFRSELAGELMQLSPGETITVPALARLLAHPSGAFKGAPAQARRFIFLNKADTLELEEKGAAVALQLNGASPSVAEAVMVGQLLEGINVHRVYVGGSQ, encoded by the coding sequence ATGAAATCCTTTGCCGAAATAGTGGGGATCGGACCGAACGGCGTAGTGAGCATCGTCGGTGCAGGAGGCAAGACAAGCCTGATGTTTCACCTGGCCAGGCAGCTGGCCTACTCCGGCAAGCGGGTTCTGACGACGACCACCACCAAGATACTCATTCCTACCGCCGAGCAATCGGAAACGCTCCTCATCGACCAGGACCCGCAGGTCATCCTCCGCCAGGCCAAAACCCATCAGGCTGCGGGAATGCACATTTCGGCAGCAGCCGCCTATCTCCCCCAGACCGATAAACTGAACGGCTTTCCCCCCGATGCGATCCGGACCTTCGAAGACTCCGGGCTATTCGACTGGGTGGTCGTGGAGGCCGACGGTGCAGCCAGAAAACCCCTCAAGGCGCCGGCAGCCCATGAACCGGTCATCCCCGAAAATACCTCCATCGTCGTCGCCCTGGCCGGGCTGGAGGTGCTCGGCAGGCCCCTGGGAGAAGAAATGGTCTTTCGCTCGGAACTGGCAGGGGAACTGATGCAGCTTTCGCCAGGTGAAACAATCACCGTTCCCGCCCTGGCCCGACTTCTCGCCCATCCTTCCGGTGCCTTCAAGGGGGCTCCGGCCCAGGCACGACGATTCATCTTCCTCAACAAGGCTGATACCCTCGAACTGGAGGAGAAAGGAGCTGCCGTCGCGCTCCAGTTGAACGGAGCCTCCCCCTCCGTCGCCGAGGCGGTCATGGTCGGTCAGCTTCTGGAAGGCATCAATGTGCACCGTGTCTACGTTGGAGGAAGCCAATGA
- a CDS encoding amidohydrolase family protein, giving the protein MSEKTRKLRIDFHVHLSQYTYHKPWVTEWMSRQHPEGYEAFIRRYSDPGAFEELLSAEGVDYACILAELSYVTTGVCTNKQVREFCAGRKRLIPFCDLNPHLYTDLGAELHRKVETEGFRGIKLYPTYQHYYLNDTRMYPLYRAAEDLGIPVLIHTGSSVFTGSRMKYGDPLHLDDVAGDFPSLNLVMAHAGRGFWYDRAFFLSKLHANLYMEISGLPPAKLTTYFPEFSRNTDKIIFGSDWPAVPSLSGNMKAIGELPISKEGADNILGGNAARILGL; this is encoded by the coding sequence ATGTCAGAGAAGACACGAAAACTGCGCATTGATTTCCATGTTCATCTTTCGCAGTACACCTACCACAAGCCGTGGGTAACGGAATGGATGAGCCGCCAGCATCCCGAAGGTTATGAGGCATTCATCCGTCGCTACAGCGATCCGGGGGCATTCGAGGAACTGCTCTCGGCGGAAGGGGTCGATTATGCCTGCATCCTTGCCGAGCTGAGCTACGTCACCACCGGCGTCTGTACCAACAAGCAGGTGCGGGAGTTCTGCGCCGGGAGAAAACGGCTGATTCCCTTCTGCGACCTCAATCCCCACCTCTATACCGATCTGGGGGCGGAACTGCACCGCAAAGTGGAAACCGAAGGCTTTCGCGGCATCAAGCTTTACCCCACCTACCAGCATTACTACCTCAACGACACCAGGATGTATCCCCTCTACCGGGCGGCCGAGGATCTGGGAATTCCGGTGCTCATCCATACCGGCTCATCGGTGTTCACGGGTTCGCGCATGAAGTATGGCGATCCTCTCCACCTGGACGACGTGGCCGGGGATTTTCCCTCGCTGAACCTGGTCATGGCCCATGCCGGACGCGGCTTCTGGTATGATAGGGCCTTTTTCCTTTCCAAGCTCCACGCCAATCTCTATATGGAAATATCAGGTCTTCCTCCGGCTAAATTGACTACCTATTTTCCGGAATTCTCCCGCAACACGGACAAAATCATCTTCGGCAGCGATTGGCCGGCGGTTCCCTCCTTGAGCGGCAACATGAAGGCAATTGGTGAACTCCCCATCTCCAAGGAAGGGGCAGATAACATCCTGGGGGGTAATGCGGCGAGGATTCTGGGATTATAG
- the yqeB gene encoding selenium-dependent molybdenum cofactor biosynthesis protein YqeB: MKALKERVIIMKGAGEMASGIACRLHRSGFSRLLMLETSFPLAVRREVSFCEAVHDGQMAVEGIEAVRIEDGAGLAHAWETGRIAVMVDPKGDTVGRMQPDILIDATIAKRNLGTAITDAPLVIALGPGFTAGTDCHVVVETNRGHNLGRLITAGQAEANTGIPGNIGGFTKERVLRAKANGPFTTDRKIGDQITKGDVIGQVGTEAVTAPIDGILRGLIRPGSQVTTGLKIGDIDPRGDAGYCHTVSEKARALGGSVLEAILAVYNR; this comes from the coding sequence ATGAAAGCGCTGAAGGAACGGGTAATCATCATGAAAGGGGCCGGGGAAATGGCGAGCGGCATTGCCTGCCGTCTTCACCGCTCAGGGTTCTCTCGCCTGCTCATGCTGGAGACCTCCTTCCCCTTGGCGGTTCGCCGGGAGGTATCCTTCTGCGAAGCTGTCCATGACGGGCAGATGGCAGTGGAAGGGATCGAAGCAGTCAGGATTGAAGACGGCGCAGGACTCGCCCATGCCTGGGAAACGGGAAGGATCGCCGTCATGGTCGATCCGAAAGGGGACACGGTGGGCCGTATGCAGCCCGATATCCTCATCGACGCCACCATTGCCAAACGCAATCTGGGCACAGCCATTACCGATGCACCGCTGGTGATAGCCTTAGGTCCCGGCTTTACCGCCGGCACCGATTGCCATGTGGTGGTTGAAACCAATCGGGGACATAATCTTGGGCGATTGATTACCGCAGGTCAGGCGGAAGCCAATACCGGCATACCTGGGAACATCGGCGGCTTCACCAAGGAAAGGGTGCTCCGTGCCAAGGCTAATGGCCCCTTCACCACCGATAGAAAGATCGGCGACCAGATAACCAAAGGTGACGTCATCGGCCAGGTCGGCACCGAGGCAGTTACTGCCCCCATCGACGGCATCCTGCGCGGCCTGATCCGCCCCGGCTCCCAGGTCACCACCGGCCTCAAGATCGGCGATATCGATCCGCGGGGCGATGCAGGCTATTGCCATACAGTTTCCGAGAAGGCCAGGGCGCTGGGGGGATCGGTGCTGGAGGCGATACTCGCTGTTTACAACAGGTAA
- a CDS encoding XdhC family protein: MWDWIGKLDELRRSNQLAVLVTVTKSSGSTPRKGGAKMIVLPDGTFFGTVGGGTPEYYALEDARQCFESMQGGTGTVPLKPRGEFPACGGTMEYHMELINDNPVLYIFGAGHIGQSLAHVLEGTPFRVHLIDERDEWINAPTLPGTAIRHQCHYSDFIGKANWCDKRTFVTIMTYSGTMDQQVLEDVLPHHTRYVGMVGSKSKWAGIKKNLGEKGLDLSLVRCPIGHDNGGNSPREIAISIASQLLATYYGRE, encoded by the coding sequence ATGTGGGACTGGATCGGCAAATTGGACGAACTGCGGCGCAGCAATCAGCTGGCGGTGCTGGTGACGGTGACCAAAAGCAGCGGCTCCACGCCACGCAAGGGTGGGGCAAAGATGATTGTCCTGCCGGACGGGACCTTTTTCGGCACCGTCGGTGGAGGCACGCCTGAGTATTACGCCCTGGAGGATGCCCGTCAGTGCTTCGAAAGCATGCAGGGGGGCACCGGCACCGTTCCCCTGAAACCGAGGGGCGAATTTCCCGCCTGCGGCGGCACCATGGAGTACCATATGGAACTGATCAATGACAACCCCGTTCTCTACATCTTCGGTGCCGGTCACATCGGCCAGTCCCTCGCCCATGTCCTTGAAGGCACCCCCTTCCGCGTCCACCTCATCGATGAGCGGGACGAATGGATCAACGCCCCCACCCTTCCCGGTACCGCCATCAGACACCAGTGCCACTACAGTGATTTCATCGGTAAAGCCAACTGGTGCGACAAACGCACCTTCGTCACCATCATGACCTACAGCGGCACCATGGACCAGCAGGTGCTGGAGGATGTGCTGCCGCACCACACCCGCTACGTGGGAATGGTGGGGAGCAAATCCAAGTGGGCCGGCATCAAGAAAAACCTGGGGGAAAAGGGGCTTGACCTATCCCTCGTCCGCTGCCCCATCGGCCACGACAACGGCGGCAATTCCCCACGGGAAATCGCCATCAGCATTGCCAGTCAGCTACTTGCCACCTATTACGGCCGGGAGTAA